From Rutidosis leptorrhynchoides isolate AG116_Rl617_1_P2 chromosome 3, CSIRO_AGI_Rlap_v1, whole genome shotgun sequence, a single genomic window includes:
- the LOC139902052 gene encoding B3 domain-containing protein Os03g0120900-like, which produces MVDKEHMFDKVVTPSDVGKLNRLVIPKQHAERYFPLDASTNDKGLLLNFEDRYGKLWRFRYSYWNSSQSYVMTKGWSRFVKEKRLDAGDIVSFQRGVGVNAKDRLFIDWRRRVNAPSLSHNQQFSSSNLSFPFHNHNFVQTWNPLVLQSLPTRRNPNLILQPPNINPNYRNQTSVYFTPSFGTSQQQVHMMQPSGLFNPPIAPVHGKSSGKRLRLFGVNMDCAITEDEFNQDYDHPSEFSQTMVPSCSNSPLNPSSSSSSFSTIPYLQLGPYGECDQSTILSSASSPHDINITSNSPASNMSLDLEI; this is translated from the coding sequence ATGGTGGATAAGGAGCACATGTTTGATAAGGTAGTAACACCAAGTGATGTTGGAAAGCTAAATCGACTCGTGATTCCAAAACAACACGCTGAAAGGTACTTTCCATTAGATGCGTCCACAAACGATAAAGGTCTTCTTTTGAATTTCGAGGACCGGTATGGAAAGTTATGGAGATTTCGGTACTCTTATTGGAATAGTAGCCAAAGTTATGTTATGACAAAAGGTTGGAGCCGATTCGTTAAAGAAAAAAGACTTGATGCAGGAGATATTGTATCTTTTCAACGAGGCGTTGGGGTTAACGCTAAAGATAGATTGTTTATAGACTGGAGGCGTCGTGTAAACGCCCCCAGTCTGTCACACAATCAACAATTTTCATCATCAAATTTATCGTTTCCGTTTCATAATCATAATTTTGTCCAAACTTGGAATCCACTTGTTTTGCAATCTCTTCCAACTAGGAGAAACCCTAATTTGATACTACAACCAccaaacataaaccctaattacAGAAATCAAACATCAGTTTACTTTACACCTTCTTTTGGGACATCACAACAACAAGTTCACATGATGCAACCAAGTGGTTTGTTTAACCCACCAATCGCTCCGGTACATGGAAAATCATCAGGTAAAAGATTGCGCCTTTTTGGGGTTAACATGGATTGCGCGATTACCGAAGACGAATTCAATCAAGATTATGATCACCCAAGTGAATTTTCGCAAACGATGGTTCCTAGTTGTAGTAACTCACCATTAAATCCTTCCTCTTCATCCTCCTCATTTTCTACAATTCCTTACTTGCAGTTGGGGCCTTATGGAGAATGTGATCAAAGTACTATTTTATCATCAGCTTCTTCACCTCATGACATTAACATAACTTCCAACTCACCTGCTTCTAATATGTCCTTGGATTTAGAGATCTAA